The genomic stretch GGGACGAACCGCTCCGCTCCGGTTGTAGTTTGATCAGAGCTTCTTCTCGAGGCAGTTCATGCCGTACTTCGGGAGCATCTTCACGAACGGTGCTGGGTCGAGCATCTCCGGCGGGAACACACCTTTCTGTTTGATCTTGCCCTGTGCGAACAGGATCGCAGCTATCGCGAGCGGAACGCCTACAGACCAAGCGGTGGCGCTGTTCTTGTACTTGTCCCAGATCTTCTTGTGGTCGAGTGAGGTCCAGATGTAGTACCCGACTTCCTTGCCGTCCTTTACACCCGTCGTGACAGCTCCTATGGCACACTGGCCCTTTGACAGGTGGCCCAACTGAGATGGGTCTGGGAGCACGGCGTTGACCACATCCCTCGGTGCAACCTTGGCCCCCTTCACATCGATCTTGTTTGGGTTCGACAGGCCGAGCTTACCGATCATCTCTATCGCGTCGACATACTCGTCCCCGAGGGCGATCTTGAAGTCGCAATAGTCGCACCCTTTGCCCAGGACCTCGCCGATGTATGTCGGCAGGGTCTCGGCCTCCTCGTGGTCCACATTGTATATCGGTATCTTGCCGACGCCGTCCGGGAAATCGAAGATCTCCTTGTTCTCGAACGAGCCGTATTTCCTGTAATGCCCGTCTGCGTAGTAGGTCGCAGGCATGAGGACCTCTTCAATTAGCGTCTCAGGGGACCAGAGGGGCGCGAAATCATAGCCTTCGACATAGCCGTTGTCCCCATCCCTGATCAGGATCTTCTTGACCTTGTCCATCCTGTCAGCGGCCATCCTCGCAAACATGTTCGAGAGGCCGGGGTCGCACCCGATGCCCAGCATTCCTGTCAGGCCCAGTTTCTTCCAGGCTTTGTCCTTCTTGAGATACATGAATGACGGTGGTGACGGCTTGATTATTCCGCCGGCCTTGGTCTTGTCCAATGCGATGTCCCAGGCCGTGTTCGCGTAGTGAACCTTCGCCTTCTCGCAGGCGTCCATGACGGCACCGCAGTACCTTGGTATCACCACGTCCAGCACGATGTCCAGACCTTTGAACGCCTTCGCCATGCTCGTTACGTCGGACGCGTCAATCTTCTGAACTGAAACCTTGTCGTTCGATATCTTCTTCTGAAGCCTCTTGCCCTTCTCCGGGTTGCGTGCGCCAAGTATCACCTTGTCGAACTCATCGGATTTGGCGAGGACTTCAGCGGTCACTGATCCAATCGCTCCCACTCCAAGAACCATAGCCTTCATTATTTCACATGCCTACGAGAAA from Candidatus Thermoplasmatota archaeon encodes the following:
- a CDS encoding saccharopine dehydrogenase NADP-binding domain-containing protein, which translates into the protein MKAMVLGVGAIGSVTAEVLAKSDEFDKVILGARNPEKGKRLQKKISNDKVSVQKIDASDVTSMAKAFKGLDIVLDVVIPRYCGAVMDACEKAKVHYANTAWDIALDKTKAGGIIKPSPPSFMYLKKDKAWKKLGLTGMLGIGCDPGLSNMFARMAADRMDKVKKILIRDGDNGYVEGYDFAPLWSPETLIEEVLMPATYYADGHYRKYGSFENKEIFDFPDGVGKIPIYNVDHEEAETLPTYIGEVLGKGCDYCDFKIALGDEYVDAIEMIGKLGLSNPNKIDVKGAKVAPRDVVNAVLPDPSQLGHLSKGQCAIGAVTTGVKDGKEVGYYIWTSLDHKKIWDKYKNSATAWSVGVPLAIAAILFAQGKIKQKGVFPPEMLDPAPFVKMLPKYGMNCLEKKL